One genomic window of Parabacteroides pacaensis includes the following:
- a CDS encoding DUF4091 domain-containing protein produces MQKIQIVILFSLMIGFQSCMEQPQIRIYQVDTLKKVFKEQTYFRDEVDTVCVARGEIASVQMVVKALCDIEDMRVDVENVTSPKGDILTGVTCGWVGYVSVGRSYTPPSSMILRSVSGYFPDPILPDSAFSIENNEVQPLWLTIPIKNSDQPGMYKGIVKITGKVKGREYSWKKDFHIRVYPVVLDKSSLFISNWSAHFNPIILGYLNNNEDVEIYSDLYWSLIKMHAKIMAEHRQNVHRIYPVWHTKYTYKDGKYGFDFSRFDKEVDIFDKAGALERIEGGHLAWRSGSWDSPFFVEVPLPDNQDTKTLLPGTSPLKVENGIRFVKLPIDDERTQNFLSQFLPALRLHLAEKGWLDKYMQHIADEPTSKNSDSYRLISKYVKQYLPEVKILDAVLTSKELAGTIDVWIPVLNVLHTDFSFYQDLQKTGKEIWFYTCVGPKGNYANRFIELPLIQTRLLHWINYKYNVTGYLHWGLNYWQKNQLQTNADRDAGKLPAGDNCIIYPGYRKLYTSIRFETMRDGIDDYTLLKMIEKRNPQKAKEYANSLILNFNEYDNSVTFFRKVRKNMLELLSSY; encoded by the coding sequence ATGCAAAAAATTCAAATTGTAATCCTGTTTAGTTTGATGATCGGATTCCAATCGTGTATGGAACAACCGCAAATCCGTATATATCAAGTGGATACTTTGAAAAAAGTATTCAAGGAACAAACTTATTTTAGAGATGAGGTGGATACCGTTTGTGTAGCTCGTGGTGAAATAGCAAGTGTCCAAATGGTGGTAAAAGCTTTATGTGATATTGAGGATATGAGAGTGGATGTGGAAAATGTTACGTCTCCTAAAGGTGATATACTTACGGGAGTGACTTGCGGATGGGTCGGATATGTATCCGTCGGGCGTTCGTATACCCCGCCTTCCTCTATGATTCTTCGTTCTGTGTCCGGATATTTTCCAGATCCTATCTTACCGGACTCGGCTTTTTCGATTGAAAATAATGAAGTCCAACCTTTATGGCTTACTATTCCGATTAAGAATTCGGACCAACCGGGAATGTATAAAGGAATAGTAAAAATAACAGGAAAAGTGAAAGGAAGAGAGTATTCTTGGAAAAAAGACTTCCATATTCGCGTATATCCGGTTGTTTTGGATAAATCTTCTTTGTTTATCTCCAATTGGTCAGCTCATTTTAACCCGATAATTTTAGGGTATCTGAATAATAACGAGGATGTAGAAATTTATTCGGATTTGTATTGGAGTTTAATAAAAATGCATGCTAAGATCATGGCGGAACACAGGCAAAATGTTCATCGTATTTATCCTGTCTGGCATACAAAGTATACCTACAAAGATGGAAAATATGGATTTGATTTTTCTCGTTTTGACAAAGAAGTAGACATATTTGACAAAGCGGGAGCTTTAGAACGAATAGAAGGTGGGCATTTAGCATGGCGATCCGGTTCTTGGGATAGCCCTTTTTTTGTAGAAGTGCCATTACCGGATAATCAGGATACGAAAACTTTATTACCAGGCACAAGCCCTTTAAAAGTGGAAAATGGGATACGTTTTGTTAAATTACCTATTGATGATGAGCGTACTCAAAATTTTTTAAGTCAATTTCTTCCGGCATTAAGATTGCATTTAGCGGAAAAAGGATGGTTGGATAAATATATGCAACATATTGCAGATGAACCTACTTCTAAAAACTCGGATTCTTACCGGTTAATTAGCAAATATGTGAAACAATACTTGCCGGAAGTAAAAATATTGGATGCTGTACTTACGTCTAAAGAGTTGGCAGGAACCATTGATGTCTGGATCCCTGTATTGAATGTATTACATACAGATTTTAGTTTCTATCAGGACTTACAGAAAACAGGAAAAGAGATTTGGTTTTATACCTGTGTGGGACCAAAGGGAAATTATGCCAATCGTTTTATAGAATTACCTTTAATCCAAACACGTCTTTTACATTGGATCAATTATAAGTATAATGTTACGGGTTATTTGCATTGGGGTCTTAATTATTGGCAAAAAAATCAATTACAAACAAATGCGGATAGAGATGCCGGAAAACTTCCGGCGGGAGATAACTGCATTATTTATCCGGGATATAGAAAATTATATACATCGATTCGTTTTGAAACGATGAGAGACGGGATAGATGATTATACTTTACTTAAAATGATAGAGAAAAGAAATCCACAGAAAGCTAAGGAATATGCAAATTCTCTGATCCTAAATTTTAATGAGTATGATAATTCTGTTACTTTCTTTAGAAAGGTTAGGAAAAATATGTTGGAGTTATTAAGTAGTTATTGA
- a CDS encoding sulfatase family protein has translation MKNKLLFLSGGLVFSGISMAADYTNFVLINLDDVGYGDFSFNGAYGYTTPNIDKMAAEGVRFTHFLAGQPISGASRAGLLTGCYPNRIGFAGAPGPDSNYGIHPDEMTMGELLKQKGYSTAIFGKWHLGSQKEFLPLQNGFDEYYGLPYSNDMWPNHPQQGEIFNFPDLPTYDGNEVVGYNTDQSRLTTDYTTRSVNFIKKNKDKPFFLYLAHNMPHVPLAVSDKFKGKSEQGLYGDVMMEIDWSVGEVLKTLRELGLEENTLVILTSDNGPWANYGNHAGSAGGLREAKATTFDGGNRVPCVMYWKGKAIPGTTCNKLASNIDLFPTFAEISGASLPSRKIDGVSILSLIKGEKEANPRESFVYYYNKNDLEAVTDGRFKLVFPHKYVTYGAYVPGNDGLPGKLTNLELYKSELYDLRRDPGERYNVITQYPEEASKLMKIADQKRKELGDNLMRMKGTERREPAFLSK, from the coding sequence ATGAAAAACAAATTATTATTCCTTTCCGGAGGATTGGTTTTTTCGGGAATTAGTATGGCTGCTGATTACACTAATTTTGTTTTGATTAATCTGGATGATGTAGGGTATGGCGATTTTTCTTTTAATGGGGCTTATGGGTATACAACGCCGAATATAGATAAAATGGCTGCGGAAGGAGTGCGTTTTACCCATTTTTTGGCCGGTCAACCCATTAGCGGTGCTTCTCGTGCCGGGTTGTTGACTGGTTGTTATCCGAATCGTATTGGTTTTGCAGGTGCTCCGGGTCCGGATTCTAATTATGGCATTCACCCGGATGAGATGACGATGGGAGAGTTATTGAAACAAAAAGGATATAGCACAGCTATTTTTGGTAAGTGGCATTTGGGAAGCCAAAAAGAATTTCTTCCTCTACAAAACGGATTTGACGAATATTACGGCTTGCCCTATTCCAATGATATGTGGCCGAACCATCCTCAACAAGGAGAAATATTTAATTTTCCGGATTTGCCTACTTATGACGGAAATGAAGTCGTGGGATATAATACGGATCAATCCCGTTTAACGACAGATTATACCACTCGCTCGGTTAATTTCATAAAGAAAAATAAAGACAAACCTTTTTTCCTTTATCTGGCACATAATATGCCTCATGTACCACTAGCTGTTTCTGATAAATTTAAGGGCAAAAGTGAGCAGGGCTTATATGGGGACGTAATGATGGAAATCGATTGGAGTGTGGGTGAAGTGCTGAAGACTTTGCGTGAACTGGGACTGGAAGAAAATACATTGGTTATATTGACGTCGGATAATGGCCCTTGGGCAAATTATGGAAATCATGCCGGTTCCGCCGGAGGCTTGCGGGAGGCAAAAGCGACTACTTTTGACGGAGGAAACCGGGTTCCTTGCGTCATGTATTGGAAAGGAAAAGCCATTCCCGGAACAACTTGTAATAAATTAGCTTCTAATATTGATTTGTTTCCGACATTTGCCGAGATTAGTGGTGCGTCTTTACCGTCTCGTAAGATTGACGGAGTGAGTATTTTGTCATTGATTAAAGGTGAAAAAGAGGCGAATCCGCGTGAGTCGTTTGTGTATTATTACAATAAAAATGATTTGGAAGCAGTGACCGACGGCCGGTTTAAACTGGTATTTCCTCATAAATATGTAACTTATGGGGCGTATGTTCCGGGGAATGACGGTCTGCCGGGTAAGTTGACGAATCTGGAATTATATAAGTCCGAGCTATATGATTTGCGGCGTGATCCCGGCGAACGTTATAATGTAATTACCCAGTATCCGGAAGAAGCCTCTAAATTGATGAAAATTGCAGATCAGAAACGCAAGGAACTAGGAGATAATTTAATGCGTATGAAAGGAACTGAAAGACGGGAACCTGCATTTTTATCTAAATAA